One genomic window of Ruminococcus gauvreauii includes the following:
- a CDS encoding aldehyde dehydrogenase family protein: protein MYVQIGGEHLGRGYDMLPVFNPMTGTIIDHVPALTDQDIARAVDAAVEGQKEWAAKPQTERNRILRKFAEIVLSRREEIGALLCSENGKRIAEAEEEVDTVAALIESYCDKASHIYGKSLPNGTDATSCHNDIIFTRYEPLGVIACLLPFNFPVELCGHKIAPALAAGNSVIIKPPSDCPLAIIKMVECLHEAGVPKKAAQVVTGRGSVVGDALITNPKVAAITMTGGTETGIHIAGMAARNLTRCYLELGGNDAFVILEDADIDLTIGQALESRVNNAGQVCCASKRYIVHESVAEEFTKKLVAALEKLKIGDPTDRSNDVGGMISEDARNEVVDQIRHTVKQGAKLVYGGEAWGKNFMSPAVLTGVTGDMDVAKDMEIFGSVFPIITFKTIEEAAALVNNCPYGLNSAVFSRDMTKAISFAEHIQAGSAVINGGGNYRTAAMPFGGYKKSGIGREGSSETLKEFLQEKSYVLKDAMGQF, encoded by the coding sequence ATGTATGTTCAAATTGGTGGAGAACACCTGGGAAGGGGATATGATATGTTACCAGTTTTTAATCCGATGACGGGAACCATCATCGACCATGTTCCGGCGCTGACGGATCAGGATATCGCACGTGCGGTGGATGCGGCAGTGGAAGGACAGAAGGAGTGGGCGGCAAAGCCTCAGACTGAGAGGAACCGGATCCTCAGAAAATTTGCAGAGATTGTGTTATCACGCAGGGAAGAGATCGGAGCGCTGCTCTGTTCGGAAAATGGAAAACGGATCGCGGAGGCGGAGGAGGAAGTTGATACGGTAGCCGCCCTGATCGAGAGTTACTGCGACAAGGCAAGTCATATCTACGGAAAATCTCTGCCGAACGGGACAGATGCAACGTCCTGCCACAATGATATCATCTTTACAAGATATGAACCGCTCGGCGTGATCGCATGCCTGCTGCCGTTTAACTTTCCGGTAGAGCTGTGCGGACACAAGATCGCACCGGCTCTCGCGGCGGGAAACTCTGTGATCATCAAACCGCCTTCGGACTGTCCGCTGGCAATTATTAAGATGGTAGAGTGTCTGCATGAAGCGGGTGTTCCGAAGAAGGCTGCTCAGGTGGTGACCGGCCGGGGGTCTGTTGTGGGTGATGCTCTGATCACGAACCCGAAGGTTGCCGCGATCACCATGACGGGAGGCACCGAGACGGGGATACATATTGCCGGGATGGCCGCCCGCAACCTGACGAGATGCTATCTGGAGCTTGGCGGAAACGATGCTTTTGTGATTCTGGAGGATGCTGATATTGATCTGACGATCGGCCAGGCGCTGGAGAGCCGTGTCAACAACGCCGGTCAGGTGTGCTGTGCATCCAAACGGTATATCGTACACGAGTCGGTGGCAGAGGAATTTACGAAGAAGCTGGTAGCAGCTCTGGAAAAACTGAAGATCGGTGACCCGACGGACCGTTCAAACGATGTTGGCGGCATGATCTCAGAAGATGCGAGAAATGAAGTAGTTGATCAGATTCGCCACACGGTGAAGCAGGGTGCAAAACTTGTATACGGCGGTGAGGCATGGGGGAAAAACTTTATGTCACCGGCAGTACTGACGGGTGTCACCGGGGATATGGATGTGGCAAAAGATATGGAGATCTTCGGCTCCGTATTTCCGATTATCACATTCAAGACGATCGAAGAGGCAGCCGCACTTGTGAATAACTGTCCGTATGGACTGAACAGCGCCGTGTTTTCGAGAGATATGACAAAGGCGATCTCATTTGCGGAACATATTCAGGCGGGGAGTGCTGTCATCAACGGCGGCGGCAATTACCGCACGGCAGCGATGCCGTTCGGCGGATATAAGAAGAGCGGCATCGGAAGAGAGGGATCTTCGGAGACGCTGAAAGAATTTCTTCAGGAGAAATCCTATGTGTTAAAAGACGCAATGGGTCAATTTTAG
- a CDS encoding alcohol dehydrogenase catalytic domain-containing protein, which yields MMEMMRGTKFNKNGVGQERCPVVQVPKPEITRPDEVLIRIEAVSICGTDVRALANPPAFDFVDGIVVGHEGCGIVEAVGDDVTNCKVGDKVVVHPNIWCGKCEPCRTGHINLCENFRHIGDRIDGAMAEYLCIEERMVYVIDSEVPSYIGALTEPLACVLNGTTTVKAKPGDEVVVLGGGPIGLIFAMLYKAAGAHVTVSEPMEYRRDLALKLGCDVTVNPKERDLETELRAYAPEGADIVVDAVGVMLPVAVQIARKGGQIVVFGVNQTAQVTIPQYPITEKELTIRGTYITKGTFPLAIRIIENKLIPIDKLITHRLPLEQLLDGIDLMVKGMAGKIVIEI from the coding sequence ATGATGGAAATGATGCGTGGAACGAAATTTAATAAAAACGGAGTCGGACAGGAGAGATGTCCCGTCGTTCAGGTGCCGAAACCTGAGATCACAAGACCGGATGAAGTCCTGATCCGCATTGAGGCGGTGAGCATCTGCGGTACGGATGTGCGGGCACTGGCAAATCCTCCGGCATTTGACTTCGTGGACGGTATCGTAGTAGGCCATGAGGGCTGCGGTATCGTCGAGGCAGTCGGAGACGATGTGACAAATTGTAAGGTTGGGGACAAGGTTGTCGTTCACCCGAATATCTGGTGCGGAAAATGTGAGCCGTGCCGTACCGGACATATTAATCTTTGCGAAAACTTCCGCCATATCGGAGACCGTATAGACGGTGCAATGGCTGAATATCTCTGTATCGAGGAGCGGATGGTTTACGTGATCGACAGCGAGGTGCCTTCTTATATCGGTGCGCTGACAGAGCCGCTGGCGTGCGTGTTAAACGGCACAACAACCGTAAAAGCCAAGCCCGGTGATGAAGTGGTTGTACTGGGCGGGGGACCGATCGGTTTGATCTTTGCGATGCTCTACAAGGCGGCAGGTGCGCACGTGACTGTATCCGAGCCGATGGAATACCGCAGGGATCTGGCCCTGAAGCTGGGATGTGATGTGACCGTTAACCCCAAAGAGAGAGATCTTGAGACAGAACTTCGAGCATACGCACCCGAAGGCGCTGACATCGTGGTGGATGCAGTCGGCGTGATGCTCCCGGTCGCTGTACAGATCGCCCGAAAGGGAGGACAGATCGTGGTGTTCGGCGTCAATCAGACAGCGCAGGTGACAATCCCGCAGTACCCGATCACAGAAAAGGAACTTACGATACGCGGCACGTATATCACGAAGGGAACCTTCCCGCTGGCGATCAGGATAATAGAAAACAAGCTGATTCCGATCGATAAGCTGATCACTCACAGACTGCCGCTTGAGCAGCTGCTGGACGGTATCGATCTGATGGTAAAAGGTATGGCAGGTAAAATAGTGATTGAAATCTAA
- a CDS encoding ATP-binding protein, with protein sequence MSEAIGEDDPKAVKEVSVEQLLNWKILRKSEGEILSTNAFVLLTSKYFTFSKIQCALFKGIERDVFIDKKEYSGPLYEQIENAYQFVLRHINLGVEIEGIVRKETYELPVGAIREMIVNAVCHRNYMDNSCVQVAVYDNRVEVTSPGMLYGGLTLEEAMSGRSKIRNRAIAEVFSRMEIIEEWGTGIRRILNRAKEFGLPEPEFLEIGDMFRVNLYRKADKKPIKADKKPIKADKKPIKAERKELVLAFVDNKGSISNKEAREILGLAESTTKRFLKEMVKEGLLVEKGDRRARIYLRADDKK encoded by the coding sequence ATGTCAGAGGCAATTGGAGAAGATGATCCAAAAGCGGTAAAAGAAGTTTCCGTTGAACAATTGTTAAACTGGAAAATATTGAGGAAATCAGAGGGGGAAATCCTTTCCACAAATGCTTTTGTTCTGCTAACCAGCAAATATTTTACATTTTCAAAGATACAGTGCGCCTTGTTTAAAGGGATAGAGAGGGATGTTTTTATTGATAAAAAGGAATATAGTGGTCCCTTATACGAGCAAATAGAGAATGCATATCAGTTTGTATTGCGCCATATTAATCTTGGAGTAGAGATTGAGGGGATTGTAAGAAAAGAAACTTATGAGCTTCCCGTAGGAGCTATTCGAGAAATGATTGTAAATGCCGTGTGCCACAGAAATTATATGGATAACTCCTGTGTACAGGTAGCTGTGTATGATAACAGAGTTGAGGTCACATCCCCAGGGATGCTTTACGGTGGGCTGACGTTAGAAGAAGCTATGAGTGGGCGCTCCAAAATTCGTAACCGGGCAATTGCCGAAGTTTTTAGCAGAATGGAAATTATTGAAGAGTGGGGAACGGGAATCCGGCGTATTTTAAATCGAGCAAAGGAATTTGGGCTACCGGAACCGGAGTTTCTGGAAATTGGGGATATGTTTAGAGTAAATCTATACAGGAAAGCCGATAAAAAGCCGATAAAAGCCGATAAAAAGCCGATAAAAGCCGATAAAAAGCCGATAAAAGCCGAAAGAAAAGAATTGGTACTAGCTTTTGTTGATAATAAAGGAAGTATTTCAAATAAAGAAGCCAGAGAAATTTTAGGATTAGCTGAATCAACAACAAAGCGGTTTCTGAAAGAGATGGTGAAAGAAGGTTTATTAGTTGAAAAAGGTGACAGAAGAGCACGAATATATTTGAGGGCAGATGATAAAAAATAA
- a CDS encoding sugar phosphate isomerase/epimerase family protein, which produces MMKIGLNTNTFPGETLDVLIPLAKDFGIRHLELWGSNLEPNGKESVNFYAFSDKNLRKAKEQVEAAGMTVGALSSGLGLDTQMTSDPELFSQELVTTVEAAAFFGAKVVNHYSDKIQPGLTPEIERLHQYFDAAVKRAEELGVILALENEAGDASRTPENMLKIVESFDSPNFKTNFDATNYYHASCEAFPYAYELLQKHIAYVHIKNGRLYRPGGFCPDTKWFGGAMTCEPGTIYYCEAKDGVVNIDGLVHRLAQDGYQGMCTLEPHTTRENAIRAIHGEVRYLRATDLFE; this is translated from the coding sequence ATGATGAAAATTGGTCTGAATACAAATACATTTCCCGGTGAGACGCTGGATGTGCTGATACCGCTGGCAAAAGACTTCGGGATCCGCCATCTGGAACTTTGGGGCTCGAATCTGGAGCCGAACGGGAAAGAAAGTGTGAACTTCTATGCCTTCTCGGATAAAAACCTGAGAAAGGCAAAAGAACAGGTCGAGGCTGCGGGGATGACCGTGGGTGCTCTCTCCTCCGGGCTCGGGCTGGATACGCAGATGACAAGTGATCCGGAATTATTTTCACAGGAACTGGTGACGACAGTGGAGGCAGCGGCATTTTTTGGGGCAAAGGTCGTGAATCATTATTCCGATAAGATTCAGCCGGGACTCACACCGGAGATCGAACGGCTGCACCAGTACTTCGATGCGGCGGTAAAACGAGCAGAAGAACTCGGTGTCATCCTGGCACTGGAAAATGAAGCCGGAGATGCCAGCCGGACACCGGAAAATATGCTGAAGATCGTCGAATCCTTTGATTCCCCGAACTTTAAGACAAATTTCGATGCGACAAACTACTACCATGCATCCTGCGAGGCATTTCCTTATGCATACGAACTGCTGCAGAAGCATATCGCATACGTACATATCAAGAACGGAAGACTTTACCGGCCGGGCGGTTTCTGCCCGGATACGAAATGGTTCGGCGGGGCGATGACGTGTGAGCCGGGGACGATCTACTACTGTGAAGCCAAGGACGGTGTTGTAAATATTGACGGTCTGGTACACAGGCTCGCACAGGACGGATATCAGGGCATGTGTACCCTGGAGCCGCACACGACGCGGGAAAATGCCATCCGTGCGATTCACGGTGAGGTTCGTTACCTCAGGGCGACTGATTTATTCGAATGA
- a CDS encoding Glu/Leu/Phe/Val family dehydrogenase: MEKYNPFDNVIAVVENAAQKLGYEPADYEALKYPERELQVSIPVRMDDGSIHVFEGYRVQHSTTRGPAKGGIRFHPAVNKDEVKALAAWMTFKCAVVNIPYGGAKGGVVVDPRKLSKSELRHMTRRFTAMIAPIIGPDQDIPAPDVNTNPEIMGWIMDTYSMLKGHSMPGVVTGKPLAINGIPGRMSATGRGVMFTTKNILTKMGIPFQDAEIAIQGFGNVGGTAARLLYKEGFKVVAVSDVSGGLYCKDGLNIYELLDFTKNNPDKLFEDYEAEGVVHITNAEVLATECTVLIPAAMENQINEETADSLRCRIVIEAANGPTSLEGDEILSRRGITVVPDILCNAGGVVVSYLEWVQNQQAIYWEETETNSKLKHVMDRSFEEVCEMAEDKNVSYREAAYMIAIQRVVEAKKIRGVWP, encoded by the coding sequence ATGGAAAAGTATAATCCGTTTGATAATGTGATTGCGGTTGTGGAGAATGCGGCACAGAAACTGGGATATGAGCCGGCAGACTATGAGGCGCTGAAGTATCCGGAACGTGAACTCCAGGTTTCGATCCCGGTCAGGATGGATGATGGATCAATTCATGTATTTGAGGGTTACCGTGTTCAGCATTCGACAACGCGCGGCCCGGCAAAGGGCGGTATCCGTTTCCATCCGGCAGTCAACAAAGATGAGGTAAAAGCGCTGGCAGCCTGGATGACGTTTAAGTGTGCGGTGGTCAATATTCCGTACGGCGGAGCAAAGGGCGGTGTTGTGGTTGACCCCAGGAAGTTGTCAAAATCAGAACTTCGCCATATGACGCGGCGTTTTACGGCGATGATCGCACCGATCATCGGCCCGGATCAGGATATTCCGGCGCCGGATGTGAATACAAATCCGGAGATCATGGGCTGGATCATGGATACCTATTCCATGTTGAAGGGACACAGCATGCCTGGTGTGGTTACCGGAAAACCTCTGGCGATCAACGGAATTCCGGGTCGTATGTCGGCTACCGGACGCGGCGTGATGTTTACGACAAAAAACATCCTGACAAAGATGGGGATTCCGTTTCAGGATGCCGAAATTGCAATCCAGGGATTCGGTAATGTGGGCGGAACGGCTGCGAGGCTGCTCTACAAAGAAGGATTCAAAGTTGTCGCAGTCAGTGATGTATCAGGAGGGCTGTACTGCAAAGACGGGCTGAACATATACGAACTTCTGGACTTTACTAAGAACAATCCGGATAAGCTGTTTGAGGATTATGAGGCGGAAGGGGTTGTACATATTACAAATGCAGAAGTGCTGGCAACGGAATGTACTGTACTGATACCCGCGGCGATGGAAAACCAGATCAACGAGGAGACGGCGGATTCACTCAGATGCCGGATTGTGATCGAAGCGGCGAATGGGCCTACGAGCCTGGAAGGCGATGAGATACTCTCCAGGAGAGGGATCACAGTTGTGCCAGATATCCTTTGCAATGCCGGAGGTGTCGTCGTATCGTATCTGGAATGGGTGCAGAACCAGCAGGCGATCTACTGGGAGGAGACGGAGACAAACTCCAAACTGAAACACGTTATGGACCGTTCCTTCGAGGAAGTATGTGAAATGGCAGAAGATAAAAATGTAAGTTACCGCGAGGCTGCATATATGATCGCTATTCAGCGGGTAGTTGAAGCAAAGAAGATCCGCGGAGTATGGCCGTAA
- a CDS encoding xylulokinase, translating to MTYHLTYDFGSGSVKAALSSQGFKLCGIENAPYATYFPKFGWAEQKPEEHWNAMCQATKKLLKKTKVDPADIAGIAIAQTATTIIFTDVDGRPLTDCVMWMDGRAEAQAEKINERLKEKRFSGKNVISKLLWFLEKKPDTVTRAHAMLDVSAFLFHRMTGEWAYEFTGSRATCLVDIGRRCWDEDMFELIGFPRRLVPDRIAGSTEQIGLLTQNAAADLGLVPGIPLFGGCSDHATAMLGTGCIRPGDAHIYMGTSAWLAAATSEDDPLPGRMPSPVPGLRYHFYDTDSGGSCIDYLLNTFYTDEMKRGADVYTLMNQEVWTALEEEDENVLFLPFLAGASAPISNTTVRASLLNLTRSTKRRHIALAVMQGVCFNLRWMRDIHRERNGWNPNFLRGIGGGMASEVFAQMLADVLDTPFTPLENPRFAGNLGLQSCIEVGLGKARDFTVLDDVVTCGKTYMPRSGYQKRYDRMYECYRESYQSLEDMYRKLNETNR from the coding sequence ATGACATACCATCTGACCTATGATTTTGGGTCCGGCAGCGTCAAAGCGGCATTATCCAGTCAGGGATTCAAGTTATGCGGCATTGAAAATGCTCCTTATGCTACCTATTTTCCAAAGTTTGGATGGGCGGAGCAAAAGCCGGAAGAACACTGGAATGCAATGTGTCAGGCTACGAAAAAGCTTTTGAAAAAAACAAAAGTGGATCCCGCGGATATTGCAGGTATCGCGATCGCACAGACGGCGACCACAATTATTTTCACAGATGTGGATGGCAGGCCGCTTACCGACTGTGTGATGTGGATGGATGGAAGAGCCGAAGCACAGGCGGAAAAGATCAATGAACGGCTGAAGGAAAAGCGGTTCAGCGGGAAAAATGTGATCTCAAAGCTTTTGTGGTTTCTGGAAAAAAAGCCGGATACGGTCACGCGCGCACATGCGATGCTGGATGTCTCAGCATTTCTCTTTCACAGGATGACGGGTGAATGGGCGTATGAATTCACCGGTTCCCGGGCGACCTGCCTGGTGGATATCGGGAGACGATGCTGGGATGAGGATATGTTTGAGCTGATTGGCTTTCCGCGCCGGCTGGTGCCGGATAGGATCGCAGGCTCGACGGAACAGATCGGACTGCTGACCCAAAACGCGGCAGCGGATCTGGGACTTGTCCCGGGGATTCCCCTGTTCGGAGGATGTTCGGACCATGCGACGGCAATGCTGGGGACCGGATGCATCCGGCCGGGCGATGCGCATATTTATATGGGAACGAGCGCATGGCTGGCGGCGGCGACATCGGAGGATGATCCCCTGCCGGGACGGATGCCGTCACCGGTACCGGGACTCAGATATCATTTCTATGATACGGATTCCGGGGGAAGCTGCATCGACTATCTGCTGAATACGTTTTATACGGATGAAATGAAACGGGGAGCGGACGTGTATACACTGATGAATCAGGAGGTTTGGACGGCTCTTGAGGAGGAAGATGAGAATGTACTGTTTCTCCCCTTTCTGGCAGGAGCGTCGGCGCCGATCTCCAACACGACAGTGAGAGCTTCACTGCTGAACCTGACCAGAAGTACGAAACGCCGCCATATCGCGCTGGCCGTGATGCAGGGTGTATGCTTTAATCTCCGCTGGATGCGTGATATACACCGGGAAAGAAACGGCTGGAATCCGAATTTCCTGCGGGGGATCGGCGGAGGCATGGCGAGTGAGGTGTTTGCTCAGATGCTCGCAGATGTTCTGGACACGCCGTTTACTCCGCTTGAGAATCCGCGGTTCGCCGGGAATCTGGGACTGCAGTCCTGTATCGAGGTCGGCCTGGGCAAAGCAAGGGATTTTACTGTACTGGATGACGTAGTGACATGCGGTAAAACGTACATGCCGCGCAGCGGTTATCAAAAGAGATATGACCGGATGTACGAATGTTACCGGGAAAGTTACCAAAGTCTGGAAGATATGTACCGAAAACTGAACGAAACCAATAGGTAA
- a CDS encoding class II fructose-bisphosphate aldolase — MLASPKVMMADAQKKGYAVPAFNYYNLDVLFAVLEAAEEEDAPVIVQPYSAYVPFLHHEVLAKASLEAIAQSRTCAYLHLDHATDYELIMRCIGSDYTSVMVDGSALPLDENIALTKSVVKVAKSAGIYTEAELGRIFRVGVDDDQMDDGDETARVEDCVRMVEETGVCSLAPAVGTAHGVYTKPPKINFERIREIRAAVDVPLVLHGGSGTPDEMIREAISCGISKINVGTELKYAWSGAMKEMFNKGEKEPRVCSAYAREQVKEVAKKKLRLFGTSGHHRDIVEQGGLL; from the coding sequence ATGTTGGCTTCACCTAAAGTAATGATGGCGGATGCACAGAAAAAAGGATACGCGGTACCGGCATTTAACTATTATAACCTGGATGTGCTGTTTGCCGTACTGGAAGCAGCCGAGGAGGAGGATGCACCTGTGATTGTACAGCCGTACAGTGCATACGTTCCATTCCTGCACCATGAGGTTCTGGCAAAGGCGAGTCTGGAGGCGATTGCACAGAGCAGGACGTGTGCATACCTGCATCTGGACCATGCGACGGACTATGAGCTGATCATGCGCTGCATCGGCAGTGACTATACTTCTGTGATGGTGGACGGATCGGCACTGCCTCTGGATGAAAACATTGCGCTGACAAAATCAGTGGTAAAGGTGGCGAAATCAGCCGGAATCTATACAGAAGCGGAACTGGGAAGAATCTTCCGGGTCGGAGTGGATGATGACCAGATGGATGACGGTGACGAGACCGCCAGAGTAGAAGACTGTGTGCGTATGGTTGAAGAGACGGGAGTATGTTCTCTGGCTCCGGCAGTCGGGACGGCGCACGGGGTCTACACGAAGCCGCCGAAGATCAACTTTGAGCGTATCAGGGAGATCAGGGCAGCTGTGGATGTGCCGCTGGTACTGCACGGCGGTTCCGGAACACCGGATGAGATGATCCGCGAGGCGATCTCCTGCGGAATCAGCAAGATCAATGTGGGAACGGAACTGAAGTATGCGTGGTCCGGCGCTATGAAGGAAATGTTTAATAAAGGTGAAAAAGAACCAAGAGTATGTTCGGCGTATGCCCGTGAACAGGTGAAGGAGGTAGCGAAGAAGAAACTGCGCCTGTTCGGAACAAGCGGACATCACCGTGACATTGTGGAACAGGGAGGGCTGTTATGA
- a CDS encoding cobalamin-dependent protein (Presence of a B(12) (cobalamin)-binding domain implies dependence on cobalamin itself, in one of its several forms, or in some unusual lineages, dependence on a cobalamin-like analog.), with translation MATLEYIRGLKPAPHADGRELVKKGIEIGNSFEAPLTWYEGYANHMEFKKACQREGRIYWCLLMGLATLADEVDAVKQIYEFQERTGFKLGSMLHIPSGNVALPKEYRENAPKTTSFMLESLEDWMALRNAAPIDISLNDHHLVCPNSIETTVNALKAGAVRVGSFGQFLWDYPGFTDDVKRYSDMVTSLGIMASKRDDMFAVETYLDDSFPGYFMDCASYVGYALLEHYICTKLCGARYVISFGGLLSEGNTRIAVALALHELMSTEEQPVLTYINGSTNMQWDHDIHGNYGFAAQEMLLEICAEKKFHMALAINPVSITEKIAVPTLQELLDIYSCGKRVEEKADEWMPLIDWTPIIEMKDVMVKEAKTYFHNAMSAFKEAGIDTEDPLEMLLLLKKFAPQKLEKAFHSSTVNGQNEEVIPFYPTVLGRQTNEMRDEIIQELKEEGLAGSLAGKKIVIASGDAHAYGLQLVDGVLREMGAVTINIGVDMDPIDLLDAADEDGTPYVGVSCHNGQALDYGKQLLELARERGREYIFFMGGKLNTILPGDAEPTEVGPMLCDMGIQGDNDIKTTVVLISNHSR, from the coding sequence GTGGCAACGTTAGAATATATCCGCGGGTTAAAGCCGGCTCCTCACGCGGACGGACGTGAGCTGGTGAAAAAAGGAATCGAGATTGGAAACAGTTTTGAGGCACCGCTCACCTGGTATGAGGGCTATGCGAATCATATGGAATTTAAAAAGGCGTGTCAGCGGGAAGGCAGGATCTACTGGTGTCTGCTGATGGGACTTGCGACGCTTGCGGACGAGGTAGATGCTGTTAAACAGATTTATGAATTCCAGGAGCGGACCGGATTTAAGCTTGGATCCATGCTGCACATCCCAAGCGGAAATGTGGCCCTGCCGAAAGAATACAGGGAAAATGCTCCCAAGACCACAAGTTTTATGCTGGAGAGCCTGGAGGACTGGATGGCACTCAGGAATGCGGCACCGATCGATATCAGCCTGAACGACCACCATCTGGTTTGCCCGAATTCTATCGAGACGACGGTAAATGCACTGAAAGCAGGGGCGGTCCGGGTCGGTTCTTTCGGACAGTTCCTGTGGGACTACCCGGGATTCACCGACGATGTGAAGCGCTATTCGGATATGGTCACTTCCCTCGGGATCATGGCAAGCAAACGGGATGATATGTTTGCGGTGGAGACATATCTGGACGACAGCTTCCCCGGGTATTTCATGGATTGTGCTTCGTACGTGGGCTATGCGCTGCTTGAGCATTATATCTGTACGAAACTGTGCGGTGCGAGATACGTGATCTCTTTCGGCGGACTTCTGAGCGAGGGGAACACAAGAATCGCCGTGGCACTGGCACTGCATGAGCTGATGAGCACGGAGGAACAGCCGGTGCTCACCTATATCAACGGATCCACCAATATGCAGTGGGATCATGACATCCACGGCAACTACGGGTTTGCGGCGCAGGAGATGCTGCTGGAAATCTGTGCTGAGAAAAAGTTCCACATGGCGCTTGCTATTAACCCGGTGTCGATCACGGAAAAGATTGCCGTGCCGACGCTGCAGGAGCTGCTGGATATCTACAGCTGCGGCAAGCGCGTGGAAGAAAAAGCGGATGAGTGGATGCCGCTGATCGACTGGACACCGATCATCGAGATGAAGGATGTGATGGTGAAGGAGGCGAAGACATATTTCCACAATGCCATGTCGGCGTTCAAAGAGGCTGGCATTGATACGGAAGATCCGCTGGAAATGCTGCTGCTGCTGAAAAAATTCGCACCGCAGAAACTGGAAAAGGCATTTCATTCCTCTACGGTAAACGGTCAGAATGAAGAAGTCATTCCTTTTTATCCCACAGTCCTCGGACGTCAGACGAATGAGATGCGTGATGAGATCATACAGGAGCTGAAGGAAGAAGGACTTGCCGGAAGCCTTGCCGGGAAAAAGATTGTAATCGCATCAGGAGACGCGCATGCGTACGGTCTGCAGCTGGTAGACGGAGTGCTGCGTGAGATGGGGGCTGTTACGATCAACATCGGAGTGGATATGGATCCGATTGATCTGCTGGATGCCGCGGATGAAGACGGGACACCATACGTGGGCGTCAGCTGCCATAACGGTCAGGCACTGGATTACGGAAAACAGCTGCTCGAGCTTGCCCGTGAGAGGGGAAGAGAATACATCTTTTTCATGGGCGGAAAATTGAATACCATCTTGCCGGGAGATGCGGAGCCGACAGAAGTCGGGCCGATGCTCTGTGACATGGGAATACAGGGAGACAATGACATAAAAACAACGGTTGTGCTGATCAGCAATCACAGCCGATAG
- a CDS encoding AlbA family DNA-binding domain-containing protein — protein MTLKDIVEGESKNIEFKVELPKKSEKYVKSVIAFTNTGGGKIVIGVDDQTRNIVGVNEKEVFQIMDAIANAVSDSCEPQIIPNITFETIENKCVVVIEIYPGENE, from the coding sequence GTGACTTTAAAGGATATTGTAGAGGGTGAATCAAAAAATATCGAGTTTAAAGTTGAACTTCCGAAAAAGAGTGAAAAATACGTGAAATCAGTGATTGCATTTACTAATACTGGTGGCGGTAAGATTGTAATTGGTGTGGATGATCAGACCAGAAACATTGTTGGAGTAAATGAAAAAGAAGTATTTCAGATTATGGATGCCATAGCGAATGCGGTATCTGATAGTTGTGAGCCACAGATTATACCAAACATTACATTTGAGACTATTGAAAATAAATGCGTGGTTGTTATCGAAATATATCCAGGAGAAAACGAATGA